In Lujinxingia sediminis, a single genomic region encodes these proteins:
- a CDS encoding gamma-glutamyl-gamma-aminobutyrate hydrolase family protein gives MSDQPSRPLRVGVSANWMHADPERTVYNGRPLLYMEQSMSDWFLAAGALPLMIPAPSPTCEVAITAEQMVGALDALVVAGGADVWPGSYGEGALRPEWEGDRRRDEAEIALIRAALALDVPVLGICRGHQVLNVALGGTLFQDIATQVEGALRHRDAERYAGSIHEVTFLEGGYLHRIYGQVQAFINSVHHQAIKDLAPGLRVTARSTRDSIIEGVQLDDGSDRWVVGVQWHPEFQRPEQVELVPAAPLMNDFLKAARRRASTR, from the coding sequence ATGTCTGACCAACCTTCCCGACCGCTGCGCGTCGGTGTGAGCGCGAACTGGATGCACGCCGACCCGGAGCGCACCGTCTACAACGGCCGGCCACTGCTCTATATGGAGCAGTCGATGAGCGACTGGTTTCTGGCAGCCGGGGCGCTGCCGCTGATGATCCCGGCGCCGAGTCCTACGTGTGAGGTGGCGATCACGGCGGAGCAGATGGTCGGTGCGCTGGATGCGCTGGTCGTCGCCGGGGGGGCCGATGTGTGGCCGGGAAGCTATGGCGAGGGTGCGCTTCGCCCGGAGTGGGAGGGCGACCGAAGACGCGACGAGGCTGAAATCGCCTTGATTCGCGCGGCGCTTGCACTTGACGTGCCGGTGCTCGGTATCTGTCGGGGCCACCAGGTGCTGAACGTGGCGCTCGGGGGCACGCTCTTTCAGGATATCGCCACCCAGGTCGAAGGGGCGCTGCGGCATCGAGACGCGGAACGCTACGCCGGTAGCATCCATGAGGTTACGTTTCTGGAGGGCGGCTACCTCCACCGGATCTACGGGCAGGTGCAGGCGTTCATCAACAGCGTGCATCATCAGGCAATCAAGGATCTGGCCCCCGGGCTGCGCGTGACCGCACGCTCGACGCGGGACAGCATCATCGAGGGGGTGCAGCTCGATGATGGCAGCGATCGGTGGGTGGTTGGTGTGCAGTGGCACCCGGAGTTTCAGCGGCCCGAGCAGGTTGAGCTTGTGCCCGCGGCACCCTTGATGAACGACTTTCTCAAGGCCGCACGTCGTCGGGCTTCAACGCGCTAG
- a CDS encoding serine/threonine-protein kinase PknK, with amino-acid sequence MSEPFGTYMLGERIGVGGMAEVFLARSVGAEGVEKTLVIKKILPQLATDERFVEMFIAEAKIAMGLNHPNVVQIYDFGKVGRDYYLAMEHVDGVDLGHLFRSAKRAGRALALGDALFVAIELARGLDYAHRRTDGFGRSLELVHRDVSPQNVLISRDGAVKLVDFGIAKAIGVREDRPGLVKGKYRYMSPEQARGEEVDQRSDLFSLAALMFELVCGRPLFRAESNEDLLSLVSGAVVPDIKAILPQIPEALEHLMYKALSPDREERPASAREMQRAMTRVLYGLSEIHDEMTLAQHLRELSPHLEREGRWGESVSVGAEPSVSTVVGRTQVARGGASARAASLRTSLQVTPAMVQRRKEVVTIAGRLEGLEELERALSPERWRHLVAELTRIVDAIAFKNDGVLHRIDAAGFVVVLGLPISSENDGVRAARVARDLHEAVAGMNFSLDVPLLVSLGIATSEVLIEHPSSGLKKGYRWEYLERGEDGARSLATSALARETLIGPQVFQRVRRAFYCEAIQPVAGNEEAGAGGAVGATAYRLVGPKSARDRIKELRRSVASFYGRDVERRVVRQAYRRVAMDRRAGALVLVGPAGAGKSALLEEFLSGFDGGQARVLRAVASPHERDQPLGSAAAFFAEALGLGPRDDLRQLAARLEKVIETIFSEEEVDERELIFDSMATVFGVPVSERAFSRLDREERQRRIYLTLSRLVSRFAATGPVIIAIDDAHYIDPVMLEFTARYFETDRDVPVFMVCTARDLGPHVESDAWQRLVGSPRVECEAVGELSARESRRLVRDLLRLEVGEDQALVDEVLNRTGGNPLYIREVIEAIRERVGFGRATDSAELSDEAVWLPASVEGIIDAKLERLPSEARAVLVRVALFGVPFDRERAEGLLEQPCGEAIALLVESGILEEVGAQGSLRYRFCNELTREVAARGLLPEHAAELHGRIASELIAREGQNSARHSALIARHLEAGGDAENARSYYVRAAREASRWVGAQACVRHCDRVLEMGGAPTGELVEVLLLKEEACQEIGDDAGARSALKALEDRVASGDADDRAAEVWLRQARYQYQRASFREARDYLRRAEDVAQRRDDCISLAQAARQRAVLDLTEGHRDGALEVVDAGLLLLDEASIHHVDQRRAGEVAVELFTVRGVILRQTGRHREALIAYDRALIRARELELPRHQRQVLTNSGLALAYVGHFAAAMARYESALAMCRQLGHRRDEALLLVNIGHVNFLLGQTRQAISEIQRGLHLARRTGYTTTEADGQISLGLCYLELGQSAQAERALHEGLRLADSIPHAYLAVCATLALAQVKLQGAGPGDARVALLQAEDALERADQADMRWGRAFALSLMARAHASSRRFDQALSLSRQALEMLEVVEIYGEDEVHFAHATILDTGGDAELDDEKLRSLRRAQAVVRERASAIDDERLRRDYLARPLNAQIMAALADVRTAAD; translated from the coding sequence GTGAGCGAGCCCTTTGGTACATACATGCTGGGAGAGCGCATCGGCGTGGGCGGGATGGCCGAGGTGTTTCTTGCGCGCAGTGTTGGTGCCGAGGGGGTTGAGAAGACCCTGGTCATCAAGAAGATCCTGCCACAGCTCGCCACCGATGAGCGTTTTGTGGAGATGTTCATCGCTGAGGCCAAAATCGCCATGGGGCTTAATCACCCCAATGTCGTGCAGATTTACGACTTCGGGAAGGTGGGGCGAGATTATTACCTGGCCATGGAGCACGTCGATGGCGTGGATCTGGGGCATCTGTTTCGGTCAGCAAAGCGCGCCGGTCGCGCCCTGGCGCTGGGTGATGCGCTCTTTGTCGCCATCGAGCTTGCCCGGGGGCTTGACTACGCCCATCGCCGTACCGACGGCTTTGGGCGAAGTCTGGAACTGGTGCATCGTGACGTAAGCCCCCAGAACGTGCTCATCTCGCGGGATGGTGCTGTCAAACTGGTGGACTTTGGCATCGCCAAGGCTATCGGTGTGCGGGAGGATCGTCCCGGGTTGGTCAAGGGGAAGTACCGCTATATGAGCCCGGAGCAGGCCCGTGGCGAGGAGGTCGATCAACGCAGTGACCTCTTTAGCCTGGCCGCGCTGATGTTTGAGCTGGTGTGTGGACGTCCGCTCTTTCGGGCGGAGAGCAACGAGGACCTGCTCAGCCTGGTTTCGGGGGCGGTGGTGCCGGACATTAAGGCGATCCTCCCGCAGATTCCCGAGGCGCTGGAGCACCTGATGTACAAAGCGCTCTCCCCGGATCGTGAAGAGCGCCCGGCCAGCGCCCGTGAGATGCAGCGGGCGATGACCCGCGTGCTCTACGGGCTCAGCGAGATTCATGACGAGATGACACTCGCTCAGCATCTGCGCGAGCTCAGCCCGCATCTCGAGCGAGAGGGGCGGTGGGGGGAGAGTGTTTCGGTGGGGGCGGAGCCCTCGGTGTCGACGGTGGTGGGGCGAACGCAGGTGGCGCGTGGCGGAGCATCGGCTCGCGCGGCGAGTTTGCGCACCTCGTTGCAGGTGACACCGGCGATGGTGCAACGCCGCAAAGAGGTGGTGACCATCGCCGGCAGGTTGGAGGGGCTTGAAGAACTTGAGCGTGCCCTGAGTCCGGAGCGATGGCGTCATCTCGTGGCGGAGCTTACGCGGATTGTCGATGCCATCGCGTTTAAAAACGACGGGGTTTTGCATCGCATCGATGCGGCGGGGTTTGTGGTCGTGCTGGGCCTGCCTATCTCCAGTGAGAATGACGGGGTGCGCGCTGCCCGGGTGGCTCGCGATCTGCACGAAGCGGTCGCGGGCATGAACTTCAGCCTTGATGTGCCCCTGCTGGTCAGCCTGGGAATCGCCACCTCGGAGGTGCTCATTGAGCATCCGTCGAGCGGCCTGAAGAAGGGCTACCGATGGGAGTATCTGGAGCGAGGTGAAGACGGCGCGCGATCGCTGGCAACCTCAGCCCTGGCGCGGGAGACCTTGATCGGTCCGCAGGTCTTTCAGCGGGTGCGGCGGGCGTTTTACTGCGAGGCGATCCAACCTGTGGCCGGTAACGAGGAGGCCGGCGCCGGGGGAGCGGTGGGGGCGACGGCATACCGGCTGGTCGGGCCCAAGAGCGCGCGTGATCGCATCAAAGAGTTGCGTCGTTCGGTGGCTTCGTTTTACGGGCGCGATGTCGAGCGGCGTGTTGTGCGTCAGGCGTATCGCCGTGTGGCGATGGACCGCCGGGCCGGGGCGTTGGTGCTGGTCGGGCCGGCCGGGGCCGGGAAGTCCGCGCTGCTGGAGGAGTTTCTCTCCGGATTTGATGGCGGTCAGGCTCGGGTCTTACGTGCGGTGGCCTCACCCCATGAGCGCGACCAACCGCTGGGGAGCGCGGCGGCCTTTTTTGCCGAAGCCCTCGGGCTCGGTCCTCGCGATGATCTTCGGCAGCTGGCGGCTCGCCTGGAGAAGGTCATTGAGACGATCTTCTCGGAGGAAGAGGTTGACGAGCGGGAACTGATCTTCGACTCGATGGCGACCGTCTTCGGGGTGCCGGTGTCGGAGCGCGCGTTTTCCCGGTTGGACCGTGAGGAGCGGCAACGGCGCATTTACCTCACGCTAAGCAGGCTGGTCAGTCGTTTTGCGGCCACCGGTCCGGTGATCATCGCCATTGATGATGCACATTATATCGATCCGGTGATGCTGGAGTTTACAGCGCGCTACTTTGAGACCGATCGCGACGTGCCGGTCTTCATGGTGTGCACCGCCCGTGATCTGGGGCCGCATGTCGAGAGCGACGCCTGGCAGCGACTTGTGGGAAGTCCGCGCGTTGAATGTGAAGCGGTCGGAGAGCTCTCCGCTCGTGAGTCCCGTCGGCTGGTTCGCGATCTGCTGCGTTTGGAGGTGGGCGAGGATCAGGCCCTTGTGGATGAGGTGCTCAACCGAACGGGGGGAAACCCGCTCTATATTCGGGAGGTGATCGAGGCGATTCGGGAGCGGGTGGGCTTTGGACGGGCGACAGACTCGGCGGAACTTAGCGATGAGGCGGTGTGGTTGCCGGCGAGCGTCGAGGGGATCATCGACGCGAAGCTGGAGCGGCTGCCCTCGGAGGCGCGTGCAGTCCTGGTGAGGGTAGCGCTCTTCGGGGTGCCTTTTGATCGAGAGCGGGCCGAAGGTCTGTTGGAGCAGCCCTGCGGGGAGGCTATCGCCTTGCTGGTGGAGTCGGGGATTCTGGAGGAGGTCGGCGCACAGGGGAGTCTGCGCTATCGCTTCTGCAACGAGCTGACGCGGGAGGTGGCCGCCCGGGGGCTTCTTCCCGAACATGCCGCAGAATTGCACGGGCGCATCGCGTCCGAGCTGATCGCGCGCGAAGGGCAGAACAGTGCCCGGCACAGCGCGCTGATTGCCCGGCACCTGGAGGCCGGCGGCGACGCGGAGAACGCCCGGAGCTACTACGTGCGTGCCGCCCGGGAGGCCTCGCGATGGGTAGGGGCGCAGGCCTGTGTACGTCATTGCGATCGGGTTCTCGAGATGGGCGGGGCGCCGACCGGAGAGCTTGTCGAGGTCTTATTGCTCAAAGAAGAAGCCTGCCAGGAGATCGGAGATGACGCCGGTGCTCGAAGTGCGCTGAAGGCTCTTGAAGACCGCGTGGCCAGCGGCGATGCCGACGATCGCGCCGCCGAGGTGTGGTTGCGCCAGGCGCGCTATCAGTATCAGCGCGCGAGCTTTCGGGAGGCACGGGACTACCTGCGACGGGCTGAAGACGTGGCTCAGCGCCGGGATGATTGCATCAGCCTGGCCCAGGCGGCGCGTCAGCGCGCCGTACTTGACCTTACTGAGGGCCATCGCGACGGTGCTCTCGAAGTGGTTGATGCCGGGCTGCTACTGCTCGATGAGGCCAGCATCCATCATGTGGATCAGCGCCGGGCGGGGGAGGTGGCAGTAGAACTCTTTACGGTGCGCGGGGTTATACTTCGTCAGACCGGGCGGCACCGTGAAGCGCTCATCGCCTATGATCGCGCGCTGATCCGCGCCCGTGAGTTGGAACTCCCCCGTCACCAACGCCAGGTTCTGACCAACTCCGGGTTGGCGCTGGCCTATGTGGGGCACTTCGCCGCAGCGATGGCCCGCTACGAGAGCGCCCTGGCGATGTGTCGCCAACTCGGGCACAGGCGAGATGAGGCGCTGCTGCTCGTCAACATCGGCCATGTGAATTTTTTGCTCGGGCAGACGCGCCAGGCGATCTCCGAGATTCAACGTGGGCTGCATCTGGCTCGCCGTACAGGCTATACGACTACGGAGGCCGACGGTCAGATCTCGCTCGGGCTGTGCTATCTGGAGCTGGGGCAGAGTGCGCAGGCCGAGCGGGCTCTCCACGAGGGGCTACGGCTGGCGGACTCCATCCCGCATGCGTACCTGGCGGTTTGTGCGACTCTGGCGCTGGCCCAGGTCAAGTTGCAGGGGGCCGGCCCGGGTGATGCGCGTGTGGCGTTGCTGCAGGCCGAAGACGCGCTGGAGCGCGCGGATCAGGCCGACATGCGCTGGGGCAGGGCATTCGCATTGAGCTTGATGGCGCGTGCGCACGCCAGCTCCCGGCGCTTTGACCAGGCGCTCTCCCTTTCGCGCCAGGCGTTGGAGATGCTTGAAGTGGTGGAGATCTACGGGGAGGATGAGGTCCACTTCGCCCACGCAACGATTCTGGACACGGGGGGCGATGCCGAACTGGACGACGAGAAGTTACGTTCCTTGCGGCGCGCCCAGGCGGTGGTCCGGGAGCGCGCGTCTGCCATCGACGATGAGCGACTTCGGCGAGACTACCTGGCGCGGCCTCTCAACGCACAAATCATGGCGGCGCTGGCCGATGTTCGGACCGCGGCGGATTAA
- a CDS encoding pseudouridine synthase family protein — MPDRRHDEFARRIVAEHHGLVAWDKPAGLPSTGRTLDDPQCAQAHAMTWAGRMVWAVHQLDRDTSGLLLFARKKSALLRAQQALAARDLQKIYVALVHGRPDNATLLIDAPLRKRSQQGRSVVDVHRSGKSAQTRIWHWASSPDGNYSLVAAELLTGRTHQLRAHLHHAGHPLLGETLYNDIPCALHPRQALHALGLINRGGHQALPETPLIATLAEDLVALAHDLHVPLPARDASGWAQAWHTLAT; from the coding sequence GTGCCCGATCGTCGTCACGATGAATTTGCTCGACGCATCGTCGCCGAGCACCATGGCCTTGTCGCCTGGGACAAGCCGGCCGGTCTTCCCAGCACCGGTCGCACCCTGGACGATCCGCAATGCGCTCAGGCCCATGCCATGACCTGGGCCGGGCGCATGGTCTGGGCCGTGCACCAGCTCGACCGTGACACCTCCGGCCTGCTTCTCTTCGCCCGGAAAAAGAGCGCACTGCTGCGTGCACAACAGGCCCTGGCGGCACGCGACCTCCAGAAGATCTATGTCGCGCTGGTGCACGGCCGTCCTGACAACGCCACCCTGCTCATCGACGCCCCCCTGCGAAAACGCTCGCAGCAGGGGCGCTCGGTGGTCGACGTGCACCGCTCGGGAAAAAGCGCCCAGACCCGGATCTGGCACTGGGCCTCAAGCCCCGATGGCAACTACAGCCTCGTCGCAGCTGAACTTCTCACCGGGCGCACCCACCAGCTGCGTGCGCATCTGCACCACGCCGGGCATCCCCTGCTCGGAGAGACGCTCTACAACGACATCCCCTGTGCGTTGCATCCCCGTCAGGCACTGCACGCTCTGGGACTTATCAACCGTGGTGGCCACCAGGCCCTACCCGAAACCCCGCTCATCGCCACGCTGGCCGAAGACCTCGTCGCGCTGGCACACGATCTTCACGTCCCGCTTCCCGCTCGCGACGCCTCGGGATGGGCGCAGGCATGGCATACACTCGCCACCTGA
- a CDS encoding tRNA (cytidine(34)-2'-O)-methyltransferase, whose protein sequence is MDGFGGPDDRRLHIVLHEPEIPGNTGNVGRLCAGTNVWLHLVRPLGFELDDRYLKRAGLDYWPHVNISLHDNFEAVEAIFPRERMHFFTKKTTRAYDQANWQGGSVLIFGKETKGLPAEIRERYEDRCFRIPTTDKVRSLNLSNACAIVLYDAMRQLNWEPLQG, encoded by the coding sequence TTGGATGGCTTCGGCGGTCCCGACGATCGTCGCCTTCATATCGTGCTTCACGAGCCGGAAATCCCGGGAAATACCGGCAATGTCGGCCGGCTCTGCGCCGGTACCAACGTGTGGCTGCACCTGGTCAGGCCGCTGGGGTTCGAGCTCGATGATCGTTACCTCAAGCGTGCCGGGCTGGATTACTGGCCGCACGTCAACATCAGCCTCCATGACAACTTTGAAGCGGTGGAGGCCATCTTTCCGCGTGAGCGCATGCACTTTTTTACCAAGAAGACCACCCGCGCCTACGATCAGGCCAACTGGCAGGGGGGAAGTGTGTTGATTTTCGGTAAAGAAACCAAAGGGCTACCTGCGGAGATTCGCGAGCGCTATGAGGACCGGTGTTTCCGCATCCCGACGACCGATAAAGTACGCAGTTTGAATCTTTCCAACGCGTGCGCGATTGTGTTGTATGACGCAATGCGTCAACTTAACTGGGAGCCCCTCCAGGGCTAG
- a CDS encoding ketopantoate reductase family protein encodes MRILIVGAGSVGQLYGLHLARAGEEVHVLVRPRYAEEARRGYRLYERRRDFKQHAIFTPDGVWTDAADLPPGHFDAIILAIPSTGLKGPWLASLARGLGDATLLTLTPGLDDVQTLSEHIAPDQIVRGLITSVSYPAPLPGESCPQPGTAYWFPPLTPALFEGPKERVTPIVTALNRGHMSSRSVRGLAEKAAFGSGVLMPIVAHMETVGWSLDRLRDETLSELVTTMSQIRTILEATLQSKAPLPMRMLTPTTVKLLTRVAPRVPPFDFEVYLKVHFTKVGAQTRMFLDDYIAKGESLNLPNDAIVELRAKIGEPS; translated from the coding sequence ATGCGAATCCTCATCGTTGGCGCCGGAAGCGTCGGACAACTCTATGGACTTCACCTGGCACGCGCTGGCGAAGAGGTGCACGTCCTGGTACGCCCCCGCTACGCCGAGGAAGCACGCCGGGGCTATCGCCTCTATGAACGCAGACGCGACTTCAAGCAGCACGCCATCTTCACGCCCGATGGCGTCTGGACCGACGCGGCCGATCTTCCCCCGGGACATTTTGATGCGATCATCCTCGCCATCCCCTCAACCGGCCTCAAAGGCCCCTGGCTCGCTTCGCTCGCCAGGGGACTTGGCGATGCCACGCTCCTCACACTGACCCCGGGCCTCGACGATGTGCAGACGCTCTCCGAGCACATCGCCCCCGACCAGATCGTTCGCGGACTTATCACCTCAGTGAGCTACCCGGCGCCTCTCCCCGGGGAGTCCTGTCCGCAACCGGGGACCGCCTACTGGTTCCCACCGCTGACCCCCGCCCTTTTCGAGGGCCCGAAAGAACGCGTGACGCCCATCGTCACTGCACTCAACCGCGGGCATATGAGTTCAAGGAGTGTCCGCGGCCTGGCCGAAAAAGCCGCCTTCGGCAGCGGCGTACTTATGCCCATCGTCGCCCATATGGAAACCGTGGGCTGGAGCCTCGACCGCCTTCGTGACGAGACCTTATCAGAACTGGTCACGACGATGTCGCAAATCCGCACCATCCTGGAGGCCACGCTTCAATCAAAGGCGCCGCTTCCGATGAGGATGCTCACCCCCACAACGGTCAAGCTCTTGACCCGCGTCGCCCCGCGCGTGCCCCCCTTTGATTTTGAAGTCTACCTGAAGGTGCATTTCACCAAGGTCGGCGCACAGACCCGAATGTTTCTCGACGATTACATCGCAAAAGGCGAATCCCTCAACCTCCCTAACGACGCCATCGTCGAGCTCCGGGCGAAGATTGGCGAGCCTTCATGA
- a CDS encoding 2OG-Fe(II) oxygenase, with protein MRQPSPPVQHPVQPDLSDSIADALIEKGYACVPGFLSPPRVQALAAETLRLWDDGEFQFARIGSGPNRQRCPQVRSDRILWLDNDQLSAPQQIYLDALDTLRQHINRATMMGLVDWEGHLALYPPGTFYKRHIDVFANARERQLTTILYLNPNWRPGDGGELRLYLDGAEMEPYIDLEPRGGTLVTFLSSRFYHEVLPAHTERLSITGWYRVRSTRHF; from the coding sequence ATGCGCCAGCCTTCCCCGCCCGTCCAGCATCCGGTCCAGCCCGACCTCTCCGATTCTATTGCAGATGCGCTCATCGAGAAGGGGTACGCCTGCGTGCCCGGCTTTTTAAGCCCCCCCCGGGTGCAAGCGCTCGCTGCAGAAACGCTGAGGCTCTGGGATGACGGTGAGTTCCAGTTCGCGCGCATCGGCTCCGGCCCCAACCGCCAGCGATGCCCCCAGGTGCGAAGCGACCGCATCCTCTGGCTGGACAACGACCAGCTCAGCGCCCCGCAGCAGATCTACCTCGACGCGCTCGACACCCTGCGCCAGCACATCAACCGTGCCACCATGATGGGCCTTGTCGACTGGGAGGGACACCTGGCGCTCTACCCGCCGGGCACCTTTTACAAACGCCACATCGACGTGTTTGCCAACGCCCGCGAGCGTCAGCTCACCACCATCCTCTACCTCAACCCTAACTGGCGTCCCGGCGACGGCGGTGAACTTCGCCTCTACCTTGACGGCGCCGAGATGGAGCCCTACATCGACCTTGAGCCGCGCGGCGGCACGCTGGTGACCTTCTTAAGCTCGCGTTTCTACCACGAGGTTTTACCGGCCCACACCGAGCGCTTGAGCATTACCGGCTGGTATCGAGTGCGCTCCACTCGCCACTTTTAG
- a CDS encoding YebC/PmpR family DNA-binding transcriptional regulator: protein MAGHSKWANIKHKKAAQDAKRGKVFSRLSKKISSAARRGGGDLDTNNELRLWVQKAKAANMPNDNIERAILKATGQLEGVTYTDFTYEGYGPGGVAFLLEGSTDNKNRTVANIRHFFSKQGGNLGENGCVAWMFHDKGIISIEQDQVDNNDTLMEVALENGAEDFEVEDGVITISSGPDDFMPLRDALNAAGYVDFLSDEITKVAETDLSPDLATARRNMKLIDLLEEDDDVENVYHNLELSDDVAEALEAEG, encoded by the coding sequence ATGGCAGGACATAGTAAATGGGCCAACATCAAACATAAGAAGGCCGCTCAGGACGCTAAACGAGGCAAAGTGTTTAGCCGCCTGAGCAAAAAGATCTCCTCGGCTGCCCGTCGCGGCGGTGGTGATCTCGATACCAACAATGAGCTGCGTCTCTGGGTCCAGAAGGCCAAAGCGGCCAACATGCCCAACGACAACATCGAGCGCGCCATCCTCAAGGCCACCGGTCAGCTCGAAGGCGTCACCTACACCGACTTCACCTATGAGGGCTACGGCCCGGGCGGCGTGGCCTTTTTGCTCGAAGGCTCCACCGACAACAAAAACCGCACCGTCGCCAACATCCGCCACTTCTTCAGCAAGCAGGGCGGAAACCTCGGCGAAAACGGCTGCGTGGCCTGGATGTTCCACGACAAGGGCATCATCAGCATCGAGCAGGACCAGGTCGACAACAACGACACACTCATGGAAGTCGCGCTGGAGAACGGCGCCGAGGATTTTGAGGTCGAAGACGGTGTGATCACCATCTCCAGCGGCCCTGACGACTTCATGCCGCTGCGCGACGCCCTCAACGCCGCCGGCTACGTGGACTTCTTAAGCGACGAGATCACCAAAGTCGCCGAGACCGACCTCTCCCCCGACCTGGCCACCGCCAGGCGCAACATGAAGCTCATCGACCTGCTCGAAGAGGACGACGACGTCGAGAACGTCTACCACAACCTCGAGCTCTCCGATGATGTCGCCGAGGCTCTGGAAGCCGAGGGCTGA
- a CDS encoding RluA family pseudouridine synthase, which yields MSTTEFSFQVEPEDAGQRLDVYLAEQDDPPLTRSQVRKFLDRGEVTVNGARVKAGYTLREDDRIHWSHVSPTEPSIQAQAIALNLLYEDDEVAVVDKPVGMVVHPSIGHPDGTLVNALMHHFDELPTIGGELRPGIVHRIDKDTSGALAVTKTDRAHHHLSEQFRDHSIDRVYHAIVFGPGLADEGTFETLHGRDPNHRMRFTGRVTKGRHAITHFRVMERYDSGAVLVECRLETGRTHQIRMHFADADSPLLGDTLYGGRRTSQCSLIGRQALHARTLGFEHPDGQRVHCVAEYPEDFARALEALRAGRDWR from the coding sequence TTGAGCACCACTGAATTCAGCTTTCAGGTTGAACCGGAAGACGCCGGCCAGCGCCTTGATGTGTACCTGGCCGAGCAGGACGATCCGCCGTTGACCCGCTCCCAGGTGCGAAAGTTCCTGGACCGCGGCGAAGTCACCGTCAACGGTGCGCGGGTCAAGGCCGGCTATACCTTGCGTGAAGACGACCGCATCCACTGGTCGCACGTCTCCCCCACCGAACCGAGCATTCAAGCCCAGGCCATCGCGCTCAACCTCCTCTATGAGGACGACGAGGTGGCCGTGGTCGACAAGCCGGTGGGAATGGTCGTGCACCCCTCGATTGGCCACCCCGACGGGACACTTGTTAATGCGTTGATGCATCACTTTGACGAGCTCCCCACCATCGGCGGGGAGCTTCGTCCGGGCATCGTACACCGCATCGACAAAGACACCTCCGGGGCGCTCGCGGTGACCAAGACCGACCGCGCCCACCATCACCTCTCGGAACAGTTTCGCGACCACAGCATCGACCGGGTCTACCACGCCATCGTGTTCGGTCCGGGGCTGGCCGATGAGGGGACCTTCGAGACCTTGCACGGGCGCGATCCCAACCACCGCATGCGTTTTACAGGACGCGTGACAAAGGGACGCCACGCCATCACGCACTTCCGGGTGATGGAGCGCTACGATAGCGGCGCGGTGCTGGTGGAGTGCCGCCTGGAGACCGGACGCACCCACCAGATCCGCATGCACTTTGCCGACGCGGACTCGCCGCTTCTGGGCGATACGCTCTACGGCGGCCGACGCACCTCGCAATGCTCGCTGATCGGACGACAGGCCCTTCACGCGCGCACCCTGGGCTTTGAGCACCCCGATGGTCAGCGTGTGCACTGCGTGGCGGAATACCCCGAAGATTTCGCGCGGGCTCTCGAAGCGCTTCGCGCCGGGCGAGACTGGCGTTAA